The nucleotide window CAATCTTATAGTCAATTAATGGATCCTTTAATGATGAAAGAACTCTATAATAGAAATCTTTCCAATTGAACTTACCTAAATCTGGATTTGGAAGCTCAATGCCAGAGATAGGGATAATGCTTCTATCTTTCTCAGTTTCTTCTTTCATATCTTTAAGAACAGATAACGTCGTTGCAGAAAAAAGTCTGGATTTCCCAACTCCTGATGGGCCAACAACCATAATGATGTTTTGTGATCCTTTATAAATTTCATTTTTTAATTCATCTGAAACTTGTTTCATTTTTGTATGACTAACAGTAAAATCATTAAAAAATTTTTCTCGTTCTTTCTTAGATTTTGTTAAAAGCTCTTCTTCAAATAATCTTTGTTTTTTTGTCACCTAAACTAACTCCTCTCAGTCCCACGATCATCATATACGGTCTCTGAACAATTGAATCCCCCATAGTTACTTTATTTAATTAGGTGTTTCTTCATTATTAATAATCTTTAAGTCAGGCCTTACAGCTTATAATTTTGTCCATTCTCCGTCTTACCATTTAAATACTTGTAACACTAAGTTGGCATCGAATCCATTGATTATTAACATACGCATATAATATTCCAGTATTGAGCGGATCAAATTTAACCTCAACCTTAGTATACTCAAGCATTGGATTGTTAAATTGTTTGCACCAATAATATAAATAGTTTAATTTAATCCCCCGTCTTGGATGAACTTTTCTAGTTTTACCTTTTGGAGAAGGTAGTGTCATCAAAATAAATGTTTCGTCATAAGGAATATAGATATTCGGATGTCCAGATACCTCAAAAGAATTAAGAAATGCTTCTTTGGGACTTTGTTGAAGTGATGGATTTATATAATTGTCATATACATAATTAATCCAATTTTCAAGTCGTTTATTTAAGGTCTCAAGTGTCCATACTACATGGTTTTTAGGGTTCACAGAATTATTAACCTGCTGTACATTTCTTGTGTTTCCCATAAGGTTATGGATAAGGCATTTATTTGTTAATCCAAATAATCTTTCTACCACATTATTAGACCCCGCCTTTGCAGGTGGTCTTTGTTGCATATGAATTCCATAAGTTTCAAGAAAAACTTCAAAATCAACACTATTAAATTCCTTTCCACCATCTAATACTAAAGTTTTTGGAAGTCGGTTATATTTTTTTACACACTTCCTAATAACCATCATACAACTATTGTAAGAGGGTTCTTCAAAGGTTAGATAAAAAGCAAGAACCCTTCTTGAATAATCATCAATCATTAGTGTTAACCAAAGTTGCTTAGAATGCCTACCATCAATATCTACTTCTATATCTAATTTAGTATGGTCAATGTATACTAATTCGAAAATACCTTCAGCATGTTTCAAATTAGTAAATTCTAGTTCTTTATAAAATCCCTCATATTTATATAAGGTTCTTCTTTCCTTTCCAAGCCCATACTTTTGCTCATTTGTAATTCCATTTAATGAATCTTCTCGTTTATTCTTAGATTTTGATGAAGGGTATTGTTCAAGTAATCTTTTTCCTTTTGTCACCTATATCAACTCCCCAAATATCTCAAGATCGTCATCATCATAAATATCATCTGTTTCATTAGAATTACTGTCATTCACATTTTCATCATTTGAACTATCGTTGCTTCCATAAACCTTTAATTCTGGATTAGTTGAAGATAAATTTTCGTATACTAATTCCTCTTCTTTTAATTCAGATTCAATAATATATTGTGCAATCATTTTTGCTGTCACTGTATTGTTTTGTGAATATAATTTATTCTTTTGCCTGATTTCTTCTGTAATAATTTTCATTTGTTTTTCACTTTTACCATATAAATATTTGTAACCTTCAGATTGGCATTCTACCCATTGATCTCCTACATATGCATATGCAATTCCAATATTGAAAGGATCATATTTTACTTCAACTTGGAAATTTTCAATTTTTGGATTTCTGAATTGGTCACACCAATAATATGAATATGATAATTTAATACCTTTACCCGGATGTACTTTTCTAGTTTTCCCTTTTGGAGATGGTAATGTCATTAAAATAAAAGTATCATCATAAGAAATATAGGTTTTCGGACGACTTCCAGAAACATTAATTGATTCTTCATATGCCT belongs to Bacillaceae bacterium S4-13-56 and includes:
- a CDS encoding transposase family protein; amino-acid sequence: MTKGKRLLEQYPSSKSKNKREDSLNGITNEQKYGLGKERRTLYKYEGFYKELEFTNLKHAEGIFELVYIDHTKLDIEVDIDGRHSKQLWLTLMIDDYSRRVLAFYLTFEEPSYNSCMMVIRKCVKKYNRLPKTLVLDGGKEFNSVDFEVFLETYGIHMQQRPPAKAGSNNVVERLFGLTNKCLIHNLMGNTRNVQQVNNSVNPKNHVVWTLETLNKRLENWINYVYDNYINPSLQQSPKEAFLNSFEVSGHPNIYIPYDETFILMTLPSPKGKTRKVHPRRGIKLNYLYYWCKQFNNPMLEYTKVEVKFDPLNTGILYAYVNNQWIRCQLSVTSI